A genomic region of Cannabis sativa cultivar Pink pepper isolate KNU-18-1 chromosome 1, ASM2916894v1, whole genome shotgun sequence contains the following coding sequences:
- the LOC115705904 gene encoding BTB/POZ domain-containing protein POB1, whose protein sequence is MMKDLNSDLFDLRTEMDTAEFPRSGSSSSDADFAFAFNDSNFSDRQLRIEIMGETAETRLESDACTSIADWARHRKRRREDIRKENVVDLSGCPEEQILNCNQPDIDDCDGCENPDEDTVAMIEESPSGDEGANSNESDWTMDFSTVLRVKTLHISSPILAAKSPFFYKLFSNGMRESEQRHVTLRINASEEAALMELLNFMYSNTLSNASAPALLDVLMAADKFEVASCMRHCSRLLRNMPMTPESALLYLDLPSSVLMAEAVQPLTDAAKQFLAVRYRDITKFQEEVMALPLAGIEAILASDDLQIASEDAVYDFVLKWARAQYPKLEERRDVLGSRLSQYIRFPYMTCRKLKKVLSCNDFDHEVATKLVLEALFFKAEVPHRQRAMAAEDSSSLNRHYVERAYKYRPVKVVEFELPRQQCVVYLDLKREECANLYPSGRVYSQAFHLGGQGFFLSAHCNMDQQSSFHCFGLFLGMQEKGSVTFAVDYEFAARTKQVQANLANQQTEDFVSKYKGNYTFTGGKAVGYRNLFALPWTSFIADDSPFFINGVLHLRAELTIKH, encoded by the exons ATGATGAAGGATTTGAATTCGGATCTGTTTGACCTAAGAACGGAGATGGACACGGCTGAGTTTCCTCGGAGCGGTTCATCGTCTTCTGATGCCGATTTCGCCTTCGCTTTCAACGATAGTAACTTCTCAGACCGCCAGCTTAGGATCGAGATCATGGGTGAGACAGCTGAGACTAGGCTAGAGTCCGATGCCTGCACCAGCATCGCTGATTGGGCACGGCACCGAAAGAGGAGGAGGGAAGATATTAGGAAGGAAAacg TTGTGGATCTAAGCGGCTGCCCTGAAGAACAAATCTTGAATTGCAATCAACCAGACATAGATGATTGTGATGGTTGTGAAAACCCGGACGAGGACACAGTTGCCATGATTGAGGAATCACCTTCGG GCGATGAAGGTGCAAACAGCAATGAGTCAGACTGGACCATGGATTTTTCAACAGTTTTGAGAGTTAAAACATTGCATATCAGTTCTCCTATTTTGGCAGCCAAGAGTCCATTCTTCTACAAG CTTTTTTCAAATGGAATGAGGGAGTCAGAGCAAAGACATGTAACCCTGCGGATTAATGCATCTG AGGAAGCTGCACTCATGGAGCTCTTAAACTTTATGTACAGTAATACATTATCAAATGCTTCAGCTCCTGCTCTGTTGGATGTGCTAATGGCTGCTGACAAATTTGAGGTTGCATCATGTATGAGACATTGCAGCCGTTTATTGCGGAATATGCCCATGACACCCGAGTCTGCATTGCTTTATCTTGATCTTCCTTCGAGTGTCTTGATGGCAGAAGCTGTGCAACCGTTAACTGATGCAGCCAAGCAGTTTCTTGCTGTTCGCTACAGGGACATCACTAA GTTTCAAGAAGAGGTTATGGCTTTGCCTCTTGCTGGAATAGAGGCAATTTTAGCTAGTGATGATCTCCAAATCGCATCAGAGGATGCTGTTTATGACTTTGTGTTGAAGTGGGCTAGGGCTCAATATCCAAAACTTGAAGAACGAAGAGATGTCTTGGGTTCCAGACTTTCACAATACATTCGCTTTCCGTACATGACTTGCCGTAAACTAAAGAAGGTCCTATCTTGTAATGATTTTGATCACGAAGTTGCAACCAAGCTTGTGCTGGAGGCCCTCTTTTTCAAGGCTGAAGTTCCACATCGCCAACGAGCAATGGCTGCAGAGGactcttcttccttgaaccgTCACTATGTGGAGCGAGCTTACAAATACCGTCCTGTTAAGGTGGTTGAGTTCGAACTTCCTAGGCAGCAGTGTGTTGTGTACTTGGACCTCAAACGCGAGGAGTGTGCAAATTTGTATCCTTCAGGGCGGGTTTATTCTCAGGCATTCCACTTGGGTGGACAAGGTTTCTTTCTTTCAGCACATTGCAACATGGACCAGCAGAGTTCTTTCCATTGTTTTGGCCTATTTCTGGGAATGCAGGAAAAGGGTTCAGTGACTTTCGCTGTGGACTATGAATTTGCCGCAAGAACGAAGCAGGTGCAGGCAAACCTGGCAAACCAGCAAACTGAGGACTTTGTAAGTAAATACAAGGGCAACTACACATTTACTGGGGGAAAAGCTGTCGGTTATCGAAATCTATTTGCTTTGCCATGGACCAGTTTCATTGCTGATGATAGTCCTTTCTTTATAAATGGTGTCCTACATCTTAGAGCGGAGCTTACGATCAAGCACTGA
- the LOC115705907 gene encoding protein CURVATURE THYLAKOID 1A, chloroplastic codes for MAVTTAYAAATTVLIPRPTTQPTRCSAFPLLPPRLSSSSTTSSSFPLKQVSESRKPLLLQIKATSSEETSTSVDANELFTDLKEKWDAVENKSTVLLYGGGAIVAVWLSSILVGAINSVPLLPKVMELVGLGYTGWFVYRYLLFKSSRKELATDIESLKKKIAGTE; via the exons ATGGCAGTAACCACGGCGTATGCGGCGGCCACCACCGTCTTGATCCCTCGACCCACCACTCAGCCCACTCGCTGCTCCGCCTTCCCACTCCTCCCACCTCGCCTCTCCTCCTCCTCCACTACTTCATCATCTTTCCCTCTCAAACAAGTTTCAG AGTCACGGAAGCCTTTGCTGCTTCAGATTAAAGCTACTTCTTCAGAAGAGACATCCACTTCTGTTGATGCTAATGAACTTTTCACAGacttgaaggagaag TGGGATGCAGTTGAGAACAAGTCCACAGTACTTCTTTATGGAGGTGGAGCAATAGTTGCTGTTTGGCTCTCTTCAATACTTGTTGGTGCCATAAACTCAGTACCTTTG CTTCCCAAGGTCATGGAGTTAGTAGGGCTAGGATACACGGGTTGGTTTGTCTACCGTTACCTACTCTTCAAG TCAAGCAGAAAAGAACTAGCTACAGATATTGAAtccttgaagaagaagattgcTGGAACAGAGTAA